From Erythrobacter sp. YJ-T3-07:
CGGAGGCCCACTCCGGCCACAACTCCCGGTCGGGGACGAATGGATCGCCCCCGCACCAAGCCTTCTTCACATTGCCGAAATGCCGCCATCCAGCCGCAGCTCCGCCGCAGTCATGAAACTGCTCTCGTCACTGGCGAGATAGAGCACGCCATTGGCGATTTCCTGCGGCTTGCCGACCCGCCCGAGCGGGATCTGACGCGCCAGCTTGCCCATCACCACTTCCTTGTCGAGCCCGGCATTCTTGCCGATCCCATCGAGGATGGGCGTGTCGACGAAGGTCGGGTGGATCGAGTTGCAGCGGATATTCCAGCCCATCTTCGCACAATAGAGCGCGACCGACTTGGTCAGCATCCACACCGCCGCCTTGCTGGCATTGTAGCCGGGCATGGTGTCGCTCGCGATCAGTCCCGCGATCGAGCTGATATTGATGATCGAGCCGGGCTGGTTGTCCTTCATCAGCTTCAGCGCCTTCTGGCAGCCCAGGAAAGGCCCATCGACATTGATCGCGAAGCCGCGGCGCCATTCTTCCAGCGTGCAGGTCTCGATATTGCCGCGCACGCCGATGCCGGCATTGTTGAGCAGGATGCTCAGTCCGCCGAGCTTGTCGTCCGCCATCGCGATCGCCGCGTCCCACTGGTCGGGCTGGGTCACGTCGTGTGTCATCGCGAAGGCGGTGTCCGCGCCCAGCTCCTGATTGATCGCATCGGCGGTCGCCTGCGCGCCCTCGCCATTGATGTCGGTGCACAGCACCCGCGCACCCTCGCGCGCCAGCGTGGTCGCGGCCTGAGCGCCAAGCCCCTGCGCCGCGCCCGTAATCAGTGCGAGCTTGCCCGCTACCCGTCCAGCCATCCGTTCTCTCCAATTTTCTGTGTCATCAGCAGCATGGCGAGGCGCACGTCGAGAGCAACCCCTGCTGCGCGTTTCTCGTCCACGAAAGCGGCCAGCTCGGCCAGCTTCACGCGGTGGACCGTGATATCCTCGCCATCGACGCCGCCGCCATCGCCGACCTTTGTCAGACCTTCGGCGCGCAGCAGCGAGAACCCTTCGGAGACCATGCCGGGGCTGGAGAAGAACTCGCCCAGATCGGTGATCTTGGCCGCGCGGTAGCCGGTTTCTTCCTCCAGCTCGCGGTGCGCGGCGGTGATGGCGCTTTCGTCCGCCGCGCCGTCATCATCGCCAACCAGCCCGGCGGGAATTTCGAGGCAGCGACGACCCAGCGGCACGCGGTACTGTTCGACCAGAATTACGTGTGCCCCGGAATCGGAGGTGTCGATCGCTATGATCGCGGCGGCGCGGATATTGCGCGGGCGGCTGGCATATTCCCACCGGCCCCGCTGCTTGGCGACGATGTAGTCGCCCTGCCAGCGGATTTCCTCGGGCGCGTCGTGGTCGGGGGGATAGGTCATGTCAGGCGGGCCCTAAGACGCCCTTTCCCTCAAGGGAAGGGTGGGCGTACTCGGGGCCAGAGGTCGAACCCCACCCCCTCAAAGTTGGATCAAGCGGTCGGGCAGCTCGTTCTGGTCGTCCTCGGCGCGGGGGAAGTGCGGCGCGAGGATTTCGCCCACATCGCGCACGCCCGCCGCGATCCCGGCACCCAGCTGGCCCGCCTTGATCTCGCGTAGCATGTCGACCATCGCATCGCCCCACACTTCGGGAGGCACCTGCTCGGCAATCGCGGAATCGGCGACGATCTGCGCACGGTGTTCGCGCAGGGAGACGAAGATCAGCACCCCGGTGCGGCCATGCGTGCGCCGTTCCGCGCCGACCTTGAAATGCCGGATCGCGGCGTCTTCCACGCGCAAGGTCTTCACCCGGCCCGGGATCAGCGCGAAGCGCACCGCGGGGCTCAGCGTCAGTGCAAAGGTGGCGAGAAACAGCACGATGGTGATCGCACTGGCGAGGCCCAGCAGGCCCGATGCGGTCCACTCGCTGTTCCAACCGCCCGACAGTGTGTCCACCAGCCCGGTGACGGGATCGGGAAAGAAGGCGAGCAGCACCAGCCCGGTGAAGGCGACGAATGCCGACAGCGCCAGCGCGACATCGGTATAGCCGTCGCTCTCCTGCGCCACGACTGTGACGATCTCGCCCGAAGTTTTCAGCTCCGCTTCGGCGACCGCGCGGGTCACCGCTTCGCTATCTGCCTGGGTAATCTGCATCACCAGCCTCCGCTCGCGCCGCCGCCGCCGGACATGCCGCCGCCGAAGCCGCCGAAACCACCGCCGCCTCCGCCACCGCCGAAGCCGCCACCTCCGCCGCCCCAGTGATCGTGGTCGCCGGAGTTGAGCGCGGAGTTGATCGCAGTCCACAGCAGCACATCGCCCACCGCGCTGCCCGCGCCATAGCGCCGCCGCCTGCGGCCCTTCTTGCCGCGCCCGAAGATGCCGATAAAGGCGAAGATCAGGATCAGCCACACGAACGCGCCGCCGATGGTTGCGCCGGTCACCTCGTCGCCGTCCTGCGCGCGCGCGGCGGCCTCCGCTTCCTCGATCGCCTTGGCGGTTGCCGGGTCCATGTCGAGCGCCTCGATCATTTGCGCGACACCGGCGACAATCCCACCGGTGAAATCGCCCTGCTTGAAGGCAGGGGTGATCGTGTTGCGAATGATCCGCCCGGACATCGCATCGGTCAGGGTGGGGGTCGAGCCATAGCCGACCTCGATCCGGATCTTGCGCTCTTCCTTCGCGACCAGCAGCAGCGCGCCCTCGTCGGTCTTCTCGCCGCCGATGCCCCAGGTCTCGTACAGCTTGACCGCATAGCCTTCGACCGTTTCGCCATCGAGGCTGGGCACGGTCGCGACGATCACCGCGCGGCCGGTCGCCTTGTTATAGGCGCGCAGTTCCTCGTCGAGCTTCGCCTCGGTCGCGGCGTCGATCATGTTCGCGCCGTCATAGACCGGCCCATCGGGACGCGGCGGCAGCTCCTGAGCCGCTGCGGGGAGCGCGAGTAGCGCGAGGGCGAACAGGAGCAGGGTTCTAAGCAGGGTCACAAGGGGGCACCTTCACGGCATTGCGGGGGATTGGGGGCGGCGCGCTTGAGTTCCTCGACTCCGGCCAGCGTGCCCCCGGCAACGTCGCCTTCGCGATAGAGAGGGATCATCGCATTCTCGATGATGCGCTTGGCGCGAACGTCGCTGACGTCGTCTTCCAGTCCAAGGCCTACTTCGATCCGCACCATCTTCTCTGCGGGTGCGACGAGGACGAGCAGGCCGCAGTTGGTTGTGTCGTCACCGATGCCCCATTCGTTGAACGTCTCGTTCGCCACGTGCTCGATCGACTCGCCGCCGAGCGATTCGTCGGTGAACACAACCAACGCAACGCCCGATGTGCGCCAGTACTCGGTCAGGTCCCGGTCGAGCGCGGCCTTAGCTGCGGGCGCGAAAACATCCGCCTCGTCCAGCACGGGGCCATCGGGCCGCTGCGCCACCGGCGTCGCTGCGCTTTGCAGCGAACAGGCGGCCAGCAGCAGCGGCGCGAGGGCGATACAGCGGGCAGGAACAAGCCGCCCGATCAATTGTCGGTGCCGGTCGCGGCCCCGTTCTGATCGGCGCCGGTTGCCGCGTTGTCGTTGGCAGGCGCGGCGGCGCTGGGGCTGCTCATATCGTCGAAGTTCACTTCGGGCGCGATTTCGCTGCCCGCCTGCGCCTTGAAGCCTTCCATCGGCTCCGCGCCGTAGATCACATTGGCGGCGATCGTCGCGGGGAAGGTGCGGATCGTGGTGTTATAGTTCTGCACCGCCTCGTTGTAGCGGTTGCGCGCCACTTCGATGCGGTTTTCCGTGCCTTCCAGCTGGGTCATCAGGTCCGCGAAACGCGCCTGGCTCTGCAGCTCGGGATACTTCTCGACCGTCACGAGCAGCCGCGAAAGTGCACCGCCAAGCTGGCTCTGCGCCTGGTCGAACTGCTGGATCTTGGCCGGATCGTTCAGATCCTCGGTGGTCAGCTGCACCTGGCTGGCGCTGGCGCGGGCCTGGATCACCTGGGTCAGGATGTCCTCCTCGCTCGCCGCCGCAGCGCGCACCGTGTTGACGAGGTTGGGGATCAGGTCGGCGCGGCGCTGATACGCGCTCTGCACGTCGGCCCAGCGTGCGTTGGCCTCTTCCTCTGCCGTGGGGACCGAGTTGATGCCGCATGCGCTGAGCGACACGAGGCCGAGCGCGAGCAGGATCGATCGAACGAGATTGCGGAACGCCATCGAAGTATCCCTTTTCGAGAAAAGTTGGTGTATTGCCAATATACGACACGCCCCCACCGGTGCAAGGATTTGTGGGCGCAATCGGGGGCAAGATTGTCGCGCGCGGACCCTGTGTGCAAAAAGGCGATAGCACAGCGTCAGACCAAGGGGGCACCTCTCGCATGTTCAAGGAATTCAAGAAATTCATCGCGCGCGGCAACGTGATCGATCTGGCGGTCGGCGTGGTGATCGGCGCGGCGTTCAGCGGGATCGTGAAGCAGCTGACCGACGGGGTGCTGATGCCGCTGATCGGCTGGCTGTTCGGCGATATCGACTTTTCCAACTGGTTCCTGCGGCTGGGCCAGGTGCCCGAGGGCTACGAGGGCGCGCTCGACAATTACGAGCAGCTGAAAGAGGCGGGCGTGGCGATGATCGGCTACGGCGCGCTGATCACCGCGATCATCAACTTCCTGATCGTCGCCTTCGCGCTGTTCCTGCTGGTGCGCGGCGTGAACCGCGTGACCGAGGAAATGCAGCGCAAGCAGGCCGAGGTGGAAGACAGCTCCAAGAGCGACGACGTGCCGACCGACCCGCAGCTGGACGTGCTGAAGAAGATTCTGGCGGAGCTGAAGGCGGAGCGGAGTGGGGCAGGTGAGGTCGGCTAGAAATCTTCTTTCGTCACCCCCGCGCAGGCGGGGGTCCCGCTTTGTCGATCACGTGCAGGCCAGAGTGAGCGGGATCCCCGCCTTCGCGGGGATGACGAGGAATTGGAAACTGATCCCTCCGATCACTTCACATTAAGCCGCAAACGCCTATATAGGTCGGTGCCGGTTTCGGCCGGCTATGGTGATAAATGGCGGTGTATAATAGACGCAATGGACCCGGGGGCAGTACCCGGCGGCTCCACCAAAAGGCCCGGTCCCACTAGCGAGAGGGGCGGGCTTCCTGATGGGGCCGAACCAGGATCGACATGCGTTGAAAAGCATCGTTTTTGCCCGGAATGAGCACTCCGTAAAAAGCTTATTTCACAAGTGCCAACGATAACGAAGCACTCGCTCTCGCTGCGTAATTTGATGGCCTAACGGCCTGAATTTACAAAGCTAAAGCGCGGTTGGACCGACCGGGCAACAGAACGGATACCGGGGGCCCGGGGGAGCCTAGCAACAGAATCCCCCACCTTGGATTTCCCCTCTTCGATCGAAATCGGCCTGCGAACGGCAACCGGCTGCGATTCCGGTGCTCACGAACTTGATGGTCGCTGCGCGCCGGTTCTCGCTGTTCACCATTCTCGGCTCGATCTCCACCGAAGATGATGAAAATTCGCTATCGGCTTCTCAGCCCCCCTGCGTGGATTGGCCTTGCGCCTCCTTCGCCGCCTTCTCGTGCCTCAGGCAGTCGAGGATCTTCGCCCCCGCCATGAACACCGCGGCCGAGCAGGCGAGGAACAGCAGTTTGCCGCCCCAGCCGGGATATTGCTCCAGATAGTTTGCCCCGCGCGCGGTCGCGCCCAGCGCCAGCGCGTAGATGATCAGGAACGCCTCGAACCGGGTCTTGATCACGAACAGGCGGGAAATCTTGCGGAGCATCTTCATCCTTAACGCGGCTGGGCGAATTACCTACGCAAAGCCTATGCCAGATGAGGGTTCCTGCGGGCCGCGCTGGTTAATGCGCGCGCCATTGTAAGCTTACCCGACAGGGTAACCAGCGCGTTTACCCTAATTCAGCGAGATCGAGCGCGTCGAGCAGCGCGCCGCGTGCCGCGCGGACCTGTTCGCTCAGCGCATCGGTGCCCAGCTGAGCCGGTTCGATCGCCTCGGGCCAATGCTGGCCGATCACCGCCTCGATCCGCTCCGCCTTTGCCTCGTCGAGCAGGAAGCGCGGATCGACCGTCGCGGGGTCGGCGACCACGCGCAGGCGCAGACAGGCGGGGCCGCCGCCATTGGCCATCGACTGGCGCACGTCGACCGGGATGACCTGCCGGATCGGGCCGTTGCCCGCGGTCATCTGCTCGCAGAAGGCCCACACGCTTGTCGACTCGCGGCATTCGCTGGGGACTACCAGCGCCATGGTGCCGTCGGGCAGGGTGAGCAGCTGCGCGTTGAACAGGTATGTGCGGATCGCCTCTTCGAGACTCACCGCTTCCTCGGGCACCTCAACCAGTTCGAGCGCGGGGAACGCCTCGCGGATCGCGCCGTAGGCCGCCTGCGGATCGGCGAAGGCGCGTGCGTGGGTGAACAGCACCCGCTCGTTCGCGACCGCGACCACGTCGTTATGGAAGGCGCCCGCCTCGATCGCTTCGGGGTTTTGTTCGATGAACACCGTCCGTTTCCGATCGAGCCCGTGCATGCGGGCGACAATGCGGCTGGCCTGTTCGTGCTGGCGCGCGGGGAACTTGCCGCCCGGACGGCCATAGACGAACACCTCGACGCCCGCCTCGCCGTGGCTGTCGCACAGGCGCATGTGGTTAGCAGCGCCCTCGTCGCCGAAGGTCGGCGGCACCGCGTCGTGGACCGCGAAGTGCTTTGCATCGCCAAATGCGATGTCGAGCTGCGCCTTGGTGTCCTGCCATTCCTGCGCGCGGTGGAGCATCGTGATGAGGTTGGCGGGCGTCAGGTGGCAGCGTCCGTCGCGCGTATCGGGCGCAGGGCTGACCGTGGCCGCATTGGCGGTCCACATCGCGGAGGCGGACCAGGGCGCGGCGCGCAGGGCAGGATCTTCGCTGCCGTCGAGCGCCAGCGCTTCACCCAGCACGCCATTGGGGCGCGGCAGCGGCAGCAGGAAGCCCTGCGGAATCCCGCGCGCCATATTCCCGCGCATCTTGGCGAGGCCCTGCAACGCCGCCTCGCGCGGGTGGCTGGTCTGCCCGCGATGGCTCGCGCTGGCGATATTGCCGAGGCTC
This genomic window contains:
- a CDS encoding SDR family oxidoreductase; the encoded protein is MAGRVAGKLALITGAAQGLGAQAATTLAREGARVLCTDINGEGAQATADAINQELGADTAFAMTHDVTQPDQWDAAIAMADDKLGGLSILLNNAGIGVRGNIETCTLEEWRRGFAINVDGPFLGCQKALKLMKDNQPGSIINISSIAGLIASDTMPGYNASKAAVWMLTKSVALYCAKMGWNIRCNSIHPTFVDTPILDGIGKNAGLDKEVVMGKLARQIPLGRVGKPQEIANGVLYLASDESSFMTAAELRLDGGISAM
- a CDS encoding TPM domain-containing protein, yielding MQITQADSEAVTRAVAEAELKTSGEIVTVVAQESDGYTDVALALSAFVAFTGLVLLAFFPDPVTGLVDTLSGGWNSEWTASGLLGLASAITIVLFLATFALTLSPAVRFALIPGRVKTLRVEDAAIRHFKVGAERRTHGRTGVLIFVSLREHRAQIVADSAIAEQVPPEVWGDAMVDMLREIKAGQLGAGIAAGVRDVGEILAPHFPRAEDDQNELPDRLIQL
- a CDS encoding YgcG family protein, yielding MIGRLVPARCIALAPLLLAACSLQSAATPVAQRPDGPVLDEADVFAPAAKAALDRDLTEYWRTSGVALVVFTDESLGGESIEHVANETFNEWGIGDDTTNCGLLVLVAPAEKMVRIEVGLGLEDDVSDVRAKRIIENAMIPLYREGDVAGGTLAGVEELKRAAPNPPQCREGAPL
- a CDS encoding LemA family protein: MAFRNLVRSILLALGLVSLSACGINSVPTAEEEANARWADVQSAYQRRADLIPNLVNTVRAAAASEEDILTQVIQARASASQVQLTTEDLNDPAKIQQFDQAQSQLGGALSRLLVTVEKYPELQSQARFADLMTQLEGTENRIEVARNRYNEAVQNYNTTIRTFPATIAANVIYGAEPMEGFKAQAGSEIAPEVNFDDMSSPSAAAPANDNAATGADQNGAATGTDN
- a CDS encoding NUDIX hydrolase; the encoded protein is MTYPPDHDAPEEIRWQGDYIVAKQRGRWEYASRPRNIRAAAIIAIDTSDSGAHVILVEQYRVPLGRRCLEIPAGLVGDDDGAADESAITAAHRELEEETGYRAAKITDLGEFFSSPGMVSEGFSLLRAEGLTKVGDGGGVDGEDITVHRVKLAELAAFVDEKRAAGVALDVRLAMLLMTQKIGENGWLDG
- the mscL gene encoding large conductance mechanosensitive channel protein MscL codes for the protein MFKEFKKFIARGNVIDLAVGVVIGAAFSGIVKQLTDGVLMPLIGWLFGDIDFSNWFLRLGQVPEGYEGALDNYEQLKEAGVAMIGYGALITAIINFLIVAFALFLLVRGVNRVTEEMQRKQAEVEDSSKSDDVPTDPQLDVLKKILAELKAERSGAGEVG
- a CDS encoding TPM domain-containing protein encodes the protein MTLLRTLLLFALALLALPAAAQELPPRPDGPVYDGANMIDAATEAKLDEELRAYNKATGRAVIVATVPSLDGETVEGYAVKLYETWGIGGEKTDEGALLLVAKEERKIRIEVGYGSTPTLTDAMSGRIIRNTITPAFKQGDFTGGIVAGVAQMIEALDMDPATAKAIEEAEAAARAQDGDEVTGATIGGAFVWLILIFAFIGIFGRGKKGRRRRRYGAGSAVGDVLLWTAINSALNSGDHDHWGGGGGGFGGGGGGGGFGGFGGGMSGGGGASGGW
- a CDS encoding N-succinylarginine dihydrolase translates to MLKEINFDGIIGPSHNYAGLSLGNIASASHRGQTSHPREAALQGLAKMRGNMARGIPQGFLLPLPRPNGVLGEALALDGSEDPALRAAPWSASAMWTANAATVSPAPDTRDGRCHLTPANLITMLHRAQEWQDTKAQLDIAFGDAKHFAVHDAVPPTFGDEGAANHMRLCDSHGEAGVEVFVYGRPGGKFPARQHEQASRIVARMHGLDRKRTVFIEQNPEAIEAGAFHNDVVAVANERVLFTHARAFADPQAAYGAIREAFPALELVEVPEEAVSLEEAIRTYLFNAQLLTLPDGTMALVVPSECRESTSVWAFCEQMTAGNGPIRQVIPVDVRQSMANGGGPACLRLRVVADPATVDPRFLLDEAKAERIEAVIGQHWPEAIEPAQLGTDALSEQVRAARGALLDALDLAELG